The window GAGAATGATCTCTGCACTTTGGGCACGCGCAACAATATCGGCGCCAGCGGTGCGAGGGAAACACGCAAACTCGCCTAATTCAGTCAAGGATTGCCAACTGAGATCGCCAGGATTTAAGGTTTCGCCATCGAGTACAACTATCTTCATGCCGCTAAATCTCCTTTTAAGACGATGTGTTAGCGCTAAAAACTGACTTTGAGCCCAAGGTTAGCCTGCGCCTGCCACATCACATCCGACGTAATGTGCCATAGGCATTCATCTTCATTGCAAAACAACGAACTGTCGCTGTTGATAAACGTCGCGTAACCGCGGATATCCGCAAACAGACCAAAGTGTGGAGTCACTTGATACTCTACCCCGCCGCCAATCCCCATAGAGAAACGCGTTTCACTCGACCAAGCGTCGGGCAACATGCGGGTTATCCCCGCACTTGCGGTGACATAGGGTCGAATATCGCCACGGGGGAAATATAAAGTGCCGCCTAAGTGGATGTAATCTAGGTCTAAAGAGGTAAGACGATCGGGCGTAAACAAACCGCCACTTTTGAGTTCAGAGGCTTGGTGACTGTATAAAAGATAAATATTACCGGGATCATTCGTGGCAATGCCCAGCATCAGGCCGTAATGGCTTGATTCCTCGACCTTCACATTTTTCTTGTCGCCCGTTTGATCTGCGTTGACGTCAACTTGATTAACATCAAATTGACCGCCACCCAGACTATAACCGCCAAAAGGTGCGACAAACACCTCAGCCTGCGCGGACATAGTCACAGGGAGCAAACTAGCCAACAGCAACAGGCAATGCGTGTGTTTCATAATGAATTCCTTATCTTTTATAAAATCCAAAGCAATCAAGACTAACGCATACCACGCTCAGACTTGACTCTGTCATAGGCCGCTTGAATATCCTGAGCCTTACGATTTGCCAGCTCCATCATTTCCGGTGGCAAGCCCTTAGCGACTAACTTATCGGGATGGTGTTCGTTCATCAACTTACGGTAAGCTCGCTTAACCTCTTGGTCGCTGGCCTCGTTAGTAATCCCCAACAAACTGTAAGCATCGGTAATCGATGTTTTGTTACCACTTGAGGTCTGATGAAAGCGAAACTCCGCTTGCCAGCGCTTCAGTAATTCATCTAACTGCGCTCGACCATAACCTAACTCTTGGGCAATCGTCATCAAGATAGCGTGTTCAGCGGGATCCAGTTCACCATCGGACAATGCCGTTTGGATCTGAATTTCGATGAACATCTGCACTAACTCTTTGCGTCCCATGGTAATAACGCGGAAAGCTTGTAGGCTGCTGCGTAGATCAAAATCCGCCGATTTCCCCTCGCGAAACGCCTGCTGTGCTTCTTTACGGGCTTCACCGGTTAAGCGCATTTGATCCATCAACAGGGTCGCGATGCGAATATCGGTTTCAGTCACCTGTCCCGACGCTTTCGCCACATGCCCCATCACCGCAAAGGTGGTATTGAAGAAGATCGCTTGGCGATTCTTAGCCTGCCCTAGAACCTCGCGAAACCCCACGCCAGAAGCCGCGCGCTTATCGTAGAGGTGTCCGAGCCACAAGCCGAGCAAAGCACCAAAGATGCGGCCGAACATAAAGCCAATGATAAACCCAAAAAACTTACCCCAAAAGCGCATCTTATATCCTGATTTCTATAATGTATTTGATGTGCCAGCACTATCCTATGGATAAGCCAGCACAGATATTTAGGTATTGCTTTGTAATCTCAGTTCGAGCCCTTGCAGGCGTGCAATCGTGCCAACATCGCACCAAAGCCCGTGAAACAGCGCGCCGCTGACTCGGCCTTGGGCCATTTGCTTTCTAAGCAGCGGACCGAGTGCAAACGCGCCCTGCGGCGTGTTATTAAACAGCGAAGGCCGATAAATGCCCATGCCCGAGAAAGTGTACTTATTCTCACCAAGCTCCTGCACTCTATTGCCACTCAAGGCGAAATCCCCCTGCGGATGCTGCTCAGGATTAGGCACTAGCCAGAGATGGGCGAGCGTATCGGCAGCAAGCTGCGTTATTGGCGGTAAGGCATCGATAAACACATCACCATT of the Shewanella baltica genome contains:
- a CDS encoding porin family protein, encoding MKHTHCLLLLASLLPVTMSAQAEVFVAPFGGYSLGGGQFDVNQVDVNADQTGDKKNVKVEESSHYGLMLGIATNDPGNIYLLYSHQASELKSGGLFTPDRLTSLDLDYIHLGGTLYFPRGDIRPYVTASAGITRMLPDAWSSETRFSMGIGGGVEYQVTPHFGLFADIRGYATFINSDSSLFCNEDECLWHITSDVMWQAQANLGLKVSF
- the djlA gene encoding co-chaperone DjlA, whose product is MRFWGKFFGFIIGFMFGRIFGALLGLWLGHLYDKRAASGVGFREVLGQAKNRQAIFFNTTFAVMGHVAKASGQVTETDIRIATLLMDQMRLTGEARKEAQQAFREGKSADFDLRSSLQAFRVITMGRKELVQMFIEIQIQTALSDGELDPAEHAILMTIAQELGYGRAQLDELLKRWQAEFRFHQTSSGNKTSITDAYSLLGITNEASDQEVKRAYRKLMNEHHPDKLVAKGLPPEMMELANRKAQDIQAAYDRVKSERGMR
- the murU gene encoding N-acetylmuramate alpha-1-phosphate uridylyltransferase MurU is translated as MKAMILAAGRGERLRPLTDNMPKPMVPVLGKPLIVYHIEKLAALGIVDIVINHAWLGHKLVEALGDGSAFGVRIRYSAEESALETGGGIKRALPLLCEGESDEPFLVINGDVFIDALPPITQLAADTLAHLWLVPNPEQHPQGDFALSGNRVQELGENKYTFSGMGIYRPSLFNNTPQGAFALGPLLRKQMAQGRVSGALFHGLWCDVGTIARLQGLELRLQSNT